A single region of the Caballeronia insecticola genome encodes:
- a CDS encoding DMT family transporter has product MPARLTGFIYLLVTATGWALNWPAMKVLLREWPPLFSRGVAGMAAAVLLGAIAKSAGENIRVPRALVPRLLLASAINVFAWMGFSTLSIKWLSVSEGALLVYTMPIWAMLLAWPIARRKPSLAGFCALALGLAGVLVLLSAHGLSFDSGKIAGIAFALAAAMLFALGTVVTHAPLPIPPVTLVAWQVGIGCAPMVVLGLVIEHPVFSALAPDGWAVLVYMSLVPMGVCYLAWFATLRRLPAELASIGMLLVPIMGIAAAALALGEPLGRREALAMALTLSRVALAMRQRR; this is encoded by the coding sequence ATGCCTGCTCGCTTGACGGGATTTATTTATCTGCTCGTCACGGCTACCGGCTGGGCGCTCAACTGGCCCGCCATGAAAGTCTTGCTGCGCGAGTGGCCGCCGCTCTTCTCGCGCGGCGTCGCCGGAATGGCCGCCGCCGTTTTGCTCGGTGCGATAGCGAAATCGGCTGGCGAAAACATCCGCGTGCCGCGCGCGCTCGTGCCGCGACTGCTGCTCGCATCGGCGATTAACGTTTTCGCGTGGATGGGCTTCTCCACGCTATCGATAAAATGGCTCTCGGTCAGCGAAGGGGCGCTGCTCGTCTACACCATGCCGATCTGGGCGATGTTGCTCGCCTGGCCCATCGCGCGGCGCAAGCCTTCGCTCGCAGGCTTTTGCGCGCTGGCGCTGGGCCTCGCGGGCGTGCTGGTGCTGCTCTCCGCGCACGGCTTGTCTTTCGACAGCGGCAAGATTGCCGGCATCGCATTCGCGCTTGCGGCGGCTATGCTCTTCGCGCTCGGCACGGTCGTCACGCACGCGCCGCTGCCCATTCCGCCGGTCACGCTCGTCGCTTGGCAAGTCGGCATTGGCTGTGCGCCGATGGTCGTGCTCGGCCTCGTGATCGAACATCCGGTCTTTTCGGCCCTGGCGCCCGATGGCTGGGCGGTCCTCGTCTATATGAGCCTCGTGCCGATGGGCGTCTGTTATCTGGCGTGGTTCGCAACGTTGCGCCGCCTGCCCGCCGAACTCGCGTCGATCGGCATGCTGCTCGTGCCGATCATGGGCATCGCCGCCGCAGCGCTTGCGCTCGGCGAGCCGCTGGGACGGCGCGAGGCGCTCGCGATGGCACTCACGCTCTCGCGCGTCGCGCTCGCAATGCGCCAACGCCGCTAG
- a CDS encoding MFS transporter encodes MNTVVAGVVRTASRYRWTVCALLFFATVINYMDRQILGLLAPMLQKDIGWSQVQYGRIVIAFSAFYAVGLLCFGRIVDWLGTRISYALAMFIWSIAAILHAAVGSVMGFAMVRALLGIGEGGNFPAAIKTTAEWFPRKERALATGIFNSGANIGAVFAPALIPAIAVAFGWRAAFVIIGAIGFVWLVVWFFMYRQPDGSAQEDDLANEGDEAKAADAANAHAGAPGFKVLIKKRETWAFIVGKFLTDPVWWFYLFWLPKWLNESRGMDMQHIGLPLVVIYAITTVGSIGGGWISSKLLSKGWSVNAARKTAMLICACAVLPIAFVSQAENLWVAVAIVGLAAAAHQGWSANLFTTASDMFPRRAVGAVVGIGGMAGSIGGVLFSEVIGQVLQRTGHYWVLFAIGASAYLIAFAIMHVLSPKMAPAKLEA; translated from the coding sequence ATGAACACTGTCGTTGCCGGCGTCGTGCGAACCGCGAGCCGTTATCGCTGGACCGTGTGCGCGCTGCTCTTCTTCGCCACGGTCATCAACTATATGGACCGGCAGATTCTCGGTCTGCTCGCGCCGATGCTGCAGAAGGACATCGGTTGGTCGCAGGTGCAGTACGGCCGCATCGTGATCGCGTTCTCGGCTTTCTATGCGGTCGGGCTGCTCTGTTTCGGGCGCATCGTCGACTGGCTCGGCACCCGCATCTCCTATGCGCTCGCCATGTTCATCTGGAGTATCGCGGCGATACTGCACGCGGCGGTCGGCTCCGTCATGGGCTTCGCCATGGTGCGCGCGCTGCTCGGCATCGGCGAGGGCGGCAACTTCCCGGCGGCGATCAAGACCACGGCCGAATGGTTCCCGCGCAAAGAACGCGCGCTGGCCACCGGCATCTTCAATTCGGGCGCGAACATCGGCGCGGTGTTCGCACCGGCGCTGATCCCGGCGATCGCGGTGGCGTTCGGCTGGCGCGCGGCGTTCGTGATCATCGGCGCGATCGGGTTCGTGTGGCTCGTCGTGTGGTTCTTCATGTATCGCCAGCCGGACGGCAGTGCGCAGGAAGACGATCTCGCGAACGAAGGCGACGAAGCCAAAGCCGCCGACGCAGCCAACGCACACGCGGGCGCGCCGGGCTTCAAGGTGCTCATCAAGAAGCGTGAGACGTGGGCGTTCATCGTCGGCAAGTTCCTGACGGACCCGGTGTGGTGGTTCTATCTGTTCTGGTTGCCGAAGTGGCTCAATGAATCGCGCGGTATGGACATGCAGCACATCGGTTTGCCGCTTGTCGTGATCTATGCGATCACCACGGTCGGCAGCATCGGCGGCGGCTGGATTTCATCGAAGCTGCTGAGCAAAGGCTGGAGCGTGAATGCGGCGCGCAAGACCGCGATGCTGATCTGCGCATGCGCCGTGCTGCCCATCGCGTTCGTGTCGCAAGCGGAAAATCTGTGGGTCGCGGTGGCGATCGTCGGTCTCGCGGCGGCGGCGCACCAGGGCTGGTCGGCGAATCTCTTCACGACGGCATCGGACATGTTCCCGCGTCGTGCGGTGGGCGCGGTGGTCGGTATCGGCGGCATGGCCGGCTCGATCGGCGGCGTGCTGTTCTCGGAAGTGATCGGCCAGGTCCTGCAACGCACGGGTCACTACTGGGTGCTGTTCGCGATCGGCGCATCGGCGTACCTGATTGCCTTCGCGATCATGCACGTCCTCTCGCCGAAGATGGCGCCGGCGAAGCTCGAAGCGTAA
- a CDS encoding LacI family DNA-binding transcriptional regulator, with translation MKKISPTIRDVAAAAGVSVATVSKYINGAQRFSAPVEARLKESIESLGYRSNPLARSMITGKTRTIGLTILDISNPHFTNVVKGANRIALRHDYTLLLVDIDENQARERPLIEALAQRVDGLLVSSRLPDEDAQWMLDLDKPVVLLRNAELPIPSVGINSRLATYMLARHLLDLGHRRIAYLGFEHARINDERIRGARECLAEAGLELDIYEAHAPTPLAGEQACSRVMLGPKRPQAVICYNDLIALGFMKEAATLGIRVPHDVSVTGIDNVPYSAYAAPGLTTVDIQSEKMGELAMQKLIDALAGHPDPGNSMFEPRLIVRESTAAVT, from the coding sequence ATGAAGAAAATTTCGCCGACCATTCGCGACGTCGCCGCCGCGGCGGGCGTGTCCGTCGCGACCGTTTCCAAGTACATCAACGGTGCGCAACGTTTCTCGGCGCCGGTCGAAGCCCGACTCAAGGAATCGATCGAATCGCTCGGCTATCGTTCGAACCCGCTCGCGCGCTCGATGATCACCGGCAAGACCCGCACCATCGGGCTCACGATCCTCGACATCAGCAATCCGCACTTCACCAATGTCGTGAAGGGCGCGAATCGCATCGCCCTGCGCCATGACTACACGCTGCTGCTTGTCGATATCGACGAGAATCAGGCGCGCGAACGTCCGCTCATCGAGGCTCTCGCGCAGCGCGTGGATGGCCTGCTCGTCAGTTCGCGCCTGCCCGACGAAGACGCGCAATGGATGCTCGACCTCGACAAACCCGTCGTGCTTCTGCGCAATGCCGAGTTGCCCATTCCGAGCGTCGGCATCAACAGCCGCCTTGCTACTTACATGCTTGCGCGCCATTTGCTCGATCTCGGGCATCGGCGTATTGCGTATCTCGGCTTCGAGCACGCGCGCATCAACGATGAACGGATTCGCGGCGCGCGCGAATGTCTCGCCGAAGCGGGACTCGAACTCGATATCTACGAAGCCCACGCCCCCACTCCACTCGCGGGCGAACAGGCCTGCTCGCGCGTGATGCTCGGACCGAAGCGGCCGCAAGCCGTGATCTGCTACAACGATCTGATCGCGCTCGGCTTCATGAAGGAAGCCGCGACGCTCGGCATTCGCGTGCCGCACGATGTATCCGTGACCGGCATCGACAACGTGCCGTACAGCGCGTATGCCGCACCCGGTCTCACTACCGTCGACATCCAGAGCGAGAAGATGGGCGAGCTCGCGATGCAGAAGCTCATCGATGCCCTCGCCGGTCATCCGGACCCGGGCAACTCCATGTTCGAGCCGCGACTCATCGTGCGCGAATCGACTGCTGCTGTTACGTGA
- a CDS encoding NAD-dependent epimerase/dehydratase family protein translates to MNQPTAAGKPFKRLLLTGAAGNLGRQLRSPLAQWADVVRLSDIAPLDDAASHEEVSAVDLADRDKVMKLVEGVDAIVHLGGISIDAPFDDLIEANIRGTYNIYEAARRYGVKRVVFASSNHAIGFHPVTEVLDADAPQRPDSLYGVTKCFGEALSRYYFDRFGIETVCLRIGSSFEEPKNPRMLVTYLSFRDFIELVRCSLFTNRVGHAVVYGASDNPVKWWDNSKAGFLGFNPQDSSAQFNGLFPVAAPTANHDDPAQRFQGGAFVIGEPMERKR, encoded by the coding sequence ATGAATCAGCCAACCGCAGCGGGCAAACCGTTCAAGCGTCTGCTTCTGACCGGCGCGGCCGGCAACCTGGGCCGTCAATTGCGCAGCCCGCTCGCGCAATGGGCGGACGTCGTGCGGCTCTCCGACATTGCCCCGCTCGACGATGCCGCCAGCCACGAAGAAGTGAGCGCCGTCGATCTCGCGGACCGCGACAAGGTAATGAAGCTCGTCGAGGGTGTCGATGCGATCGTGCATCTGGGCGGCATCTCTATCGACGCGCCGTTCGACGATCTGATCGAAGCGAACATCCGCGGCACGTACAACATCTATGAAGCGGCGCGCCGTTATGGCGTGAAGCGCGTCGTGTTCGCGAGCTCGAATCACGCGATCGGCTTTCATCCCGTCACCGAAGTGCTCGACGCGGATGCACCGCAGCGGCCGGACAGCCTCTATGGCGTGACGAAATGCTTCGGCGAGGCGCTGTCGCGCTATTACTTCGATCGCTTCGGCATCGAGACGGTGTGCTTGCGCATTGGTTCGTCGTTCGAGGAGCCGAAGAATCCGCGTATGCTCGTCACGTATCTGAGCTTCCGCGATTTCATCGAGCTCGTGCGTTGCTCGCTGTTCACGAATCGTGTCGGCCATGCGGTGGTGTATGGCGCATCGGACAATCCCGTGAAGTGGTGGGACAACTCGAAGGCCGGCTTCCTCGGCTTCAATCCGCAAGACAGCTCGGCGCAGTTCAACGGGCTCTTCCCGGTCGCCGCGCCGACCGCTAATCACGATGACCCCGCGCAGCGCTTCCAGGGCGGCGCATTCGTGATCGGCGAACCGATGGAGCGCAAGCGATGA
- a CDS encoding SMP-30/gluconolactonase/LRE family protein: MSSANRVERLDSGGRATVGECPVWRAEEGALYWVDIPARRIVRLEIANARRTEWTFAEQVACFAFDAAGHVVAGMESGMFGVNLQSLGDAHAIKLAAPEFPAPGMRFNDGRCDRQGRFWAGTMVQDMSLASPAGALYRFDETGRLSAPVVDGLITQNGLAWSPDGRTMYLSDSHPQRRLVWAFDFDPDTGTPSARRVFADLHHYTGRPDGAAVDADGCYWTCANDAGRLLRFTPQGKLDREIALPASKPSMCAFGGSDLSTLFVTTIRPASNATEDDGYVFALNPGVQGLPEPHYAGMLPVA, from the coding sequence ATGAGCAGCGCGAACCGCGTCGAACGGCTCGATTCAGGCGGCCGCGCGACGGTCGGCGAATGCCCGGTCTGGCGCGCGGAAGAGGGCGCGCTGTACTGGGTCGATATTCCGGCGCGGCGCATCGTCCGGCTGGAGATCGCGAACGCGCGGCGCACTGAATGGACCTTCGCCGAGCAGGTCGCGTGCTTTGCGTTCGATGCGGCGGGGCACGTCGTCGCGGGCATGGAGAGCGGCATGTTCGGCGTGAACTTGCAGAGCCTCGGCGATGCGCACGCAATCAAACTCGCTGCGCCTGAATTTCCCGCGCCGGGCATGCGTTTCAACGATGGCCGCTGCGACCGGCAAGGGCGCTTCTGGGCCGGCACGATGGTGCAGGACATGTCGCTGGCGAGTCCGGCCGGCGCGCTGTATCGGTTCGATGAAACCGGCAGATTGTCCGCGCCCGTTGTCGACGGTTTGATCACACAGAACGGTCTCGCGTGGTCGCCGGATGGCAGGACGATGTATTTGTCCGACTCGCATCCGCAACGTCGTCTGGTGTGGGCATTCGATTTCGACCCCGATACCGGCACGCCAAGCGCGCGGCGCGTGTTCGCGGACCTGCATCACTACACGGGTCGTCCGGACGGTGCAGCGGTCGATGCCGATGGCTGCTACTGGACCTGCGCCAACGACGCAGGCCGCCTTCTGCGCTTCACTCCGCAAGGCAAGCTCGATCGCGAGATCGCATTGCCCGCGAGCAAGCCTTCGATGTGCGCATTCGGCGGCAGCGACCTGTCGACGCTCTTCGTCACGACGATTCGCCCGGCATCGAACGCAACTGAAGACGACGGCTACGTGTTTGCCCTGAACCCCGGTGTGCAAGGCTTACCGGAACCGCACTACGCCGGAATGTTACCGGTCGCATAA
- a CDS encoding MFS transporter → MDLESRTMKRVMFRLVPFLILCYFIAYLDRVNVGFAALQMNKALGFTASMFGFGAGIFFIAYFFFEVPSNLLLERFGARRWIARIMFTWGILAAAMAFIPHIAQSTGLSNAYVFYGLRILLGVAEAGFFPGIIFLLTLWFPAKYRGRVVGYFMAAIPLSTVIGGPISGALLTMDGMGGMQGWQWLYLIEALPALLLAFVVFFYLTDKPADAHWLADEEREWLVKRQAHERAHREAVHSFSVKQAIFNPRVLAIALIYFGANATNYGLSFFLPQIVKSFGLTNLQTGFVTSLPYIVGVISMVLWGRHSDRKLERRWHVAIALMVAAGGIAASAGLDNPVLKMIALSIAGFGIFGCLPVIWTLPASFLSGAAAAGGIAAINSLGNLAGFFGPYVMGWIKDSTGSFGAGLLCLSGAGMIGVAAVLLLHHDSALETIANAHDLEEPEPNLAR, encoded by the coding sequence ATGGACCTTGAATCTCGCACCATGAAACGCGTGATGTTTCGCCTCGTGCCGTTCCTGATCTTGTGCTACTTCATCGCATATCTGGATCGTGTCAACGTCGGCTTTGCCGCATTGCAGATGAACAAAGCGCTCGGCTTCACCGCGAGCATGTTCGGTTTTGGCGCAGGCATCTTCTTCATCGCCTATTTCTTTTTCGAGGTTCCGTCCAACCTGCTGCTCGAACGATTCGGCGCACGTCGCTGGATCGCGCGGATCATGTTCACATGGGGCATTCTTGCCGCGGCGATGGCGTTTATCCCGCACATCGCGCAGTCGACGGGACTCTCCAATGCGTACGTGTTCTATGGCTTGCGCATCCTGCTCGGCGTCGCGGAAGCGGGCTTCTTTCCCGGCATCATTTTCTTGCTGACGTTGTGGTTTCCTGCGAAGTATCGGGGACGCGTCGTCGGCTATTTCATGGCGGCCATTCCGCTGTCCACCGTGATCGGCGGGCCGATTTCCGGCGCGCTGCTGACGATGGACGGCATGGGCGGCATGCAAGGCTGGCAATGGCTTTATCTGATCGAAGCATTGCCTGCGCTGCTGCTTGCGTTCGTCGTGTTCTTCTATTTGACCGACAAGCCCGCCGATGCACACTGGCTCGCCGACGAAGAGCGCGAGTGGCTCGTCAAGCGTCAGGCGCATGAACGCGCGCATCGCGAGGCAGTGCATTCGTTCAGCGTGAAGCAGGCTATCTTCAATCCGCGCGTGCTCGCCATCGCGTTGATCTACTTCGGCGCCAACGCGACCAACTATGGTCTGAGCTTCTTCCTGCCGCAGATCGTCAAGTCGTTCGGGCTGACCAATCTTCAGACGGGCTTCGTCACGTCGTTGCCGTATATCGTCGGCGTGATCAGCATGGTGCTGTGGGGCCGGCATTCGGATCGCAAGCTCGAACGCCGCTGGCACGTCGCGATTGCGTTGATGGTGGCGGCGGGCGGTATCGCGGCATCGGCGGGACTGGATAACCCGGTCCTGAAGATGATCGCGCTCTCGATCGCGGGCTTCGGCATCTTCGGTTGCCTGCCGGTGATCTGGACGTTGCCGGCATCGTTCCTGTCGGGCGCTGCGGCCGCAGGCGGCATTGCAGCGATCAATTCGCTCGGCAATCTCGCGGGTTTCTTCGGTCCCTATGTCATGGGCTGGATCAAGGACAGCACCGGCAGCTTCGGCGCGGGTTTGCTGTGTCTCTCGGGTGCGGGCATGATCGGCGTGGCGGCGGTATTGCTGCTGCATCACGACTCCGCGCTGGAGACGATTGCCAACGCGCATGACCTCGAAGAGCCCGAGCCGAACTTGGCTCGTTGA
- a CDS encoding FadR/GntR family transcriptional regulator produces the protein MTLSPVHPSDTFSASSSGARRSLTSQLVDALRAQIDSKELNAGSRLATEAEMVQRFGVSRTVVREALSRLQAAGLVETRHGIGTFVCEAGASTLLQLDPADVAGSIDALAILELRISLETECAGLAALRCDPSRLATMRAALADFEQSVDKAADTVSPDLRFHMEIAHATGNRYFVEIMEHLGTRMIPRTRITATPIPREQYAEYLMRVNREHEQIADAIERGDADSARTAMRLHLINSRERLRRAQASSE, from the coding sequence GTGACGCTATCGCCAGTTCATCCCTCCGACACTTTCTCCGCGTCCTCGTCGGGCGCGCGCCGCAGTCTCACATCGCAATTGGTCGATGCGTTGCGCGCGCAAATCGATTCGAAGGAACTGAACGCCGGCAGCCGGCTCGCGACCGAAGCCGAGATGGTGCAGCGGTTTGGTGTGAGCCGCACCGTCGTGCGCGAGGCGCTATCGCGACTGCAGGCTGCGGGGCTCGTGGAGACGCGGCATGGCATCGGCACGTTCGTATGCGAAGCGGGTGCATCGACGTTGCTGCAACTCGATCCCGCCGATGTCGCCGGTTCCATCGACGCGCTGGCCATCCTCGAATTGCGCATCAGTCTGGAGACCGAATGCGCGGGGCTCGCGGCCTTGCGCTGCGATCCCTCGCGGCTCGCGACCATGCGCGCCGCCCTCGCCGATTTCGAGCAGAGCGTCGATAAGGCCGCCGATACGGTGTCGCCCGATTTACGCTTTCACATGGAGATCGCGCATGCGACGGGCAATCGTTATTTCGTCGAGATCATGGAGCATCTCGGCACGCGAATGATTCCGCGCACGCGCATCACCGCCACGCCGATTCCGCGCGAGCAATACGCCGAGTATCTGATGCGCGTGAATCGCGAGCATGAACAGATCGCGGATGCCATCGAACGCGGCGACGCCGATTCGGCACGCACCGCGATGCGGCTGCATCTGATCAATAGCCGGGAGAGATTGCGCCGCGCGCAGGCGTCGTCGGAATGA
- a CDS encoding NAD-dependent epimerase/dehydratase family protein: MEQNNAAPSAVRFANAAAQFDRLLLTGAAGGIGRAIRHRVAEFARHVRISDLPGTLTSDAAPHEEIAPCDLADRQAVDALARDCDAIVHLGGVSVERPFEEILEANIKGVFNLYEAARRQGVKRVVFASSNHVTGFYRQDERIDADARKRPDGYYGLSKSFGEDMAQLYFDRYGIETVSIRIGSVFPEPKDRRMMASWMSYDDFHDLLRRSLFTPDVGHTIVFGMSANAHTWWDNRCAAHLGFVPRDSSEQFRERIEATPPPAPTDPVAVLQGGAFTTTGPFDPV, translated from the coding sequence ATGGAACAGAACAATGCCGCGCCGTCTGCTGTGCGGTTTGCCAACGCCGCCGCGCAATTCGACCGCTTGCTGCTGACCGGTGCGGCCGGTGGAATCGGGCGCGCGATACGGCATCGTGTCGCCGAATTCGCGCGACACGTGCGCATTTCCGATCTTCCCGGCACCTTGACGAGCGACGCTGCGCCTCACGAAGAGATCGCTCCGTGCGATCTCGCGGACCGCCAGGCCGTCGACGCACTCGCCCGAGATTGCGACGCGATCGTCCATCTCGGCGGCGTCTCGGTGGAGCGTCCGTTCGAGGAGATTCTCGAAGCCAACATCAAGGGCGTCTTCAACCTTTACGAAGCAGCGCGCCGCCAGGGCGTGAAGCGTGTCGTGTTCGCGAGCTCGAATCATGTCACGGGCTTCTATCGGCAGGACGAACGAATCGACGCGGACGCGCGCAAGCGCCCCGATGGCTACTACGGCCTGTCGAAGTCGTTCGGCGAAGACATGGCGCAGCTCTACTTCGACCGCTACGGCATCGAGACCGTGAGCATCCGCATCGGCTCGGTGTTTCCGGAACCGAAGGACCGCCGGATGATGGCGAGCTGGATGAGTTACGACGATTTTCACGACCTGCTGCGCCGCAGTCTCTTCACGCCGGACGTCGGCCATACAATCGTGTTCGGCATGTCGGCCAATGCGCACACATGGTGGGACAACCGCTGCGCCGCGCATTTGGGCTTCGTGCCGCGCGACTCGTCCGAGCAGTTCCGCGAACGAATCGAAGCGACGCCGCCGCCCGCGCCGACCGATCCCGTCGCGGTGCTGCAGGGCGGCGCCTTCACGACCACCGGCCCGTTCGACCCGGTTTAA
- a CDS encoding amino acid ABC transporter permease, protein MFSLDFSPLIPYWPTFLLGAWLTLKMTCVAVFFGLILGMLVAFAKRAKVPVLTRLCIIYIEAVRNTPFLVQIFLLYFGLASIGIRMPTFAAAALAMTINIGAYAAEIIRAGLESVPRGQIEAAECLGLSKWRIGWHVMLQPSIEKVYPSLTSQFLLMMQASAIASQISAEELTAVANTVQSDTFRSLETYIVVAALYLVLSLIIKLVAWAVGEHLFKRRRAIRLAAKRAGKTPPDPQRIDTVIPGGAA, encoded by the coding sequence ATGTTTTCTCTAGATTTCTCCCCGCTGATCCCGTACTGGCCGACCTTCCTGCTGGGTGCGTGGCTCACGCTCAAGATGACGTGCGTGGCCGTGTTCTTCGGCCTGATCCTCGGCATGCTCGTCGCGTTCGCCAAGCGCGCGAAGGTGCCGGTGCTCACGCGGCTTTGCATCATCTATATCGAGGCCGTGCGCAACACGCCGTTCCTCGTGCAGATCTTCCTGCTGTATTTCGGGCTCGCGAGCATCGGCATACGCATGCCGACCTTCGCGGCGGCTGCGCTTGCGATGACGATCAACATCGGCGCCTATGCGGCCGAGATCATTCGCGCCGGTCTGGAATCGGTGCCACGCGGACAGATCGAGGCGGCGGAATGTCTCGGTCTTTCGAAGTGGCGCATCGGCTGGCATGTGATGCTGCAGCCGTCGATCGAGAAGGTTTATCCGTCGCTGACGAGCCAGTTCCTGCTGATGATGCAGGCCTCGGCTATTGCCTCGCAGATCTCGGCCGAAGAACTCACCGCGGTTGCCAACACGGTGCAGTCCGATACCTTCCGCTCGCTCGAAACCTATATCGTCGTGGCGGCGCTGTATCTCGTGCTGTCGCTGATCATCAAGCTCGTCGCGTGGGCGGTGGGCGAGCATCTCTTCAAGCGCCGCCGCGCGATTCGTCTGGCCGCCAAGCGCGCAGGCAAGACACCGCCCGATCCGCAGCGCATCGATACGGTCATTCCCGGAGGTGCGGCATGA
- a CDS encoding amino acid ABC transporter permease codes for MSGGFTTSHFVYLVQSIGWTLALSALAFVLGGIGGFGVMLARISPRVWLSRVALVYIEAIQGIPLLILLFIVYFGLSVYGYQVPALVAAGMALMVYSSAYLGDIWRGCIEAMPKPQWEASECLSLSRWQTLRLVIIPQAMRLALPPTVGFLVQLIKMTSLASVIGFIELTRAGQIINNSIFQPFLIFGLVGAFYFVLCYPLSRWSQSMENKLNVSNR; via the coding sequence ATGAGCGGCGGATTCACGACCTCGCACTTCGTCTATCTGGTGCAATCGATCGGCTGGACGCTGGCGCTCTCCGCGCTCGCGTTCGTGCTGGGCGGCATCGGCGGATTCGGCGTGATGCTCGCGCGCATTTCGCCGCGTGTGTGGCTGTCGCGCGTGGCGCTCGTTTATATCGAAGCGATTCAGGGCATCCCGTTGCTGATTCTGCTGTTCATCGTGTACTTCGGCCTGTCGGTGTATGGCTATCAAGTGCCTGCGCTCGTCGCGGCGGGCATGGCGCTGATGGTCTATTCGAGCGCCTATCTCGGCGATATCTGGCGCGGCTGTATCGAAGCGATGCCCAAGCCGCAATGGGAAGCGTCGGAGTGTCTGTCGCTGTCGCGCTGGCAGACCTTGCGCCTCGTCATCATCCCGCAGGCGATGCGCCTTGCCTTGCCGCCGACCGTCGGCTTTCTGGTGCAACTCATCAAGATGACGTCGCTTGCCTCGGTCATCGGTTTCATCGAACTGACGCGCGCGGGTCAGATCATCAACAACTCGATCTTCCAGCCGTTCCTCATCTTCGGACTGGTCGGCGCTTTCTATTTCGTCCTGTGCTATCCGCTTTCGCGCTGGAGCCAATCGATGGAGAACAAGCTCAATGTCAGCAATCGTTAA
- a CDS encoding amino acid ABC transporter ATP-binding protein: MSAIVKVDDIHKSFGSNHVLKGVSFEVNKGEMIAVIGASGSGKSTALRCLDRLETIDQGQIEVCGIRVDDPKVDLHLLRREVGIVFQSYNLFPHLTVEENIVLALRHVKKLARDEARRIAMNVLEQVGLGQKADAYPEQLSGGQQQRVAIARSLAMSPKVMLFDEVTSALDPQLTGEVLRVMEDLAADGMTMLLVTHEMAFAKRVADRIIYMHQGKVWEVGDGSMLDAPRTPELRAFLDNGL; the protein is encoded by the coding sequence ATGTCAGCAATCGTTAAAGTCGACGATATTCACAAGAGCTTCGGCTCCAATCACGTTCTGAAGGGCGTGTCGTTCGAAGTCAACAAGGGCGAGATGATCGCCGTGATCGGCGCGAGCGGTTCCGGCAAGAGCACGGCGCTGCGCTGCCTCGACCGGCTGGAGACAATCGATCAAGGCCAGATCGAAGTGTGCGGCATTCGCGTCGACGATCCCAAGGTCGACCTGCATCTGTTGCGGCGCGAAGTGGGCATCGTGTTTCAGAGCTATAACCTGTTTCCGCATCTGACCGTGGAAGAGAACATCGTGCTCGCGCTGCGCCACGTGAAGAAGCTCGCGCGCGACGAGGCACGGCGCATCGCGATGAACGTGCTGGAACAAGTCGGTCTCGGACAGAAGGCGGACGCGTATCCCGAACAATTGTCGGGCGGACAACAGCAGCGCGTGGCGATCGCGCGTTCGCTTGCGATGTCGCCGAAGGTCATGCTGTTCGACGAAGTGACGTCCGCGCTCGATCCGCAACTGACCGGCGAAGTGCTGCGCGTGATGGAAGACCTCGCCGCAGACGGCATGACGATGCTGCTCGTCACGCACGAGATGGCGTTCGCCAAGCGCGTGGCGGATCGCATCATCTACATGCATCAGGGCAAGGTGTGGGAAGTCGGCGACGGCAGCATGCTCGACGCGCCGCGCACACCGGAACTGCGCGCATTTCTCGATAACGGGCTTTGA